The genomic region AGAATGGTGGGTGAGATAGAGGTTACCCATCAACCGCGCAACTCCCAATCCTGCAAAAGAGGGCCGGCTTTCCTGCTGATCGCTCCAAAGATCGAGCAACGCCCTCCTGGCACGAGCCGTCGGTTCCTGATCGCGAGATGACCCGAAGGTGGATCCCATGCCGAAATCGTGGGCCGTGGGGATCATTGGGATGGTGGTGATCGGCGGCGTCTGGCTAGTGGCGAGTCGGGTGCGCGAGGTCGGGCTCCCTATCCGGGAGGCCCCGCAGCCCGGTTATCGCGCCCCGGGGTTCTCGCTGCGCACCCTGGAGGGAGAAACCCTCTCCATCGGGGATCTGCGAGGGCGGGCGGTGATCCTGAACTTCTGGGCGACCTGGTGCCCGCCATGTCGGGCAGAGATGCCGGCCTTCCAGCGCCTCTACGCCCGCTACCGGGACCGGGGGCTGGTGGTGCTGGGCGTCAACGCGACGTCAGGGGATGATCGGGCCGCCGTGCTCGCTTTCCGGCAACAGTATGGCCTGACCTTTCCGATCCTGCTGGACGAAGCCGGCCAGGTGCAGCAGCGCTACCGGATCACCGCGCTTCCCACCACGTTCTTCATTGATCCCCAGGGGATCATCCGGGATGTCGTGATCGGTGGCCCCCTCAGCGAAGCGGCGATGGAAGCCCGTCTTTCTGATCTCCTTCCATCCGGAACCCCATGATGCTCCCGGTTCTTCCCCTGGGTCCCCTGGCCTTACCGGTTCGGCCGCTCCTCCTCCTGCTGGGCCTGTGGCTCGGGCTGGCCTGGATCGAACGGGAGGGTCGTCTTTACGAAGCCGGGCTTACGCTCCTGGCATGGATC from Thermoflexus sp. harbors:
- a CDS encoding TlpA disulfide reductase family protein, yielding MPKSWAVGIIGMVVIGGVWLVASRVREVGLPIREAPQPGYRAPGFSLRTLEGETLSIGDLRGRAVILNFWATWCPPCRAEMPAFQRLYARYRDRGLVVLGVNATSGDDRAAVLAFRQQYGLTFPILLDEAGQVQQRYRITALPTTFFIDPQGIIRDVVIGGPLSEAAMEARLSDLLPSGTP